Proteins encoded by one window of Branchiostoma floridae strain S238N-H82 chromosome 6, Bfl_VNyyK, whole genome shotgun sequence:
- the LOC118417598 gene encoding uncharacterized protein LOC118417598, with product MTRPNSFRSGSTVGSRSVFSSVHYKVHPCASVHPYCLLAASGIVVILTGLLQLCLYFSLRTLTTSLHYTEGPIPTYVNAITLVFTGSLVILVARHPEKYLLMLTIGGSQEAVDWFCDPHINTQTYNVM from the exons ATGACGAGACCAAACTCTTTTAGAAGTGGGTCCACTGTTGGCAGTAGGTCTGTGTTCTCCTCAGTTCACTACAAGGTGCACCCATGTGCCAGTGTTCATCCCTACTGCCTGCTGGCAGCTTCAG GGATTGTAGTGATCCTGACAGGCCTGCTCCAACTGTGCCTGTACTTCAGCCTCCGCACACTCACCACATCCCTGCACTACACAGAGGGACCGATACCCACATATGTCAACGCTATTACA CTGGTCTTTACTGGGTCACTGGTGATTCTGGTGGCCAGACATCCGGAGAAATATCTG CTGATGTTGACCATTG GTGGGTCACAGGAAGCGGTAGACTGGTTTTGTGATCCACACATTaatacacagacatacaatgtcatgtaa
- the LOC118418502 gene encoding uncharacterized protein LOC118418502 has translation MCVLYGFVCAVLVFSFSVECFWLGVQQQHGSISQTSARQDDISRLEPGQADSDDASSQTDRPVRVLRVRRHVSLDSSSGHNLTRPISRTSSLSGVDLLSQQLHQQLRDGPTRHAHHRRARARARPRRVASMDHRLPPVHRQVVRAHSLQTQGPHRNTGLPPMGRLQSGQSGSLGSLTAAFPLGWHYGRRLSYVATGQSSYLATDPSSPSARGGSQLSLDMSDQLTAPPDRQPFSFDPPPPYSLAPPYVDQPPKYCSDEALGTSSNPLTEELESDMDRPHTSQVSQARDNSDDQVHDSGQQPIMTSPAPDGARGVQTGTAEDCRIELTSEDTSVLRTHDENSSECEPPQPQPWGSRDSLSSLLRPMVRRKSDIPTSIV, from the exons ATGTGTGTTCTGTATGGGTTTGTGTGTGCAGTCCTGGTCTTCAGTTTCTCTGTGGAGTGCTTTTGGTTGGGAGTCCAGCAGCAGCATGGTAGCATATCACAG ACATCTGCACGACAGGATGATATCAGTAGATTGGAACCTGGACAAGCAGATTCTGATGATGCTAGCAGCCAGACTGACCGGCCAGTGCGGGTTCTTAGGGTCCGTCGACACGTTTCCTTAGATAGTAGCAGTGGACACAACTTAACCAG ACCAATCAGCCGTACCAGCAGTCTGAGTGGCGTGGACCTGTTATCACAGCAGCTACATCAGCAGCTAAGGGATGGTCCAACCAGACATGCACACCACAGAAGAGCAAG GGCACGAGCAAGACCTCGAAGGGTGGCTAGCATGGACCACAGACTGCCCCCTGTTCATAGGCAAGTGGTGCGAGCCCACAGTTTACAGACCCAAGGTCCTCACAGAAACACTGGTCTCCCTCCTATGGGACGCTTACAGTCAGGACAGTCTGGATCACTGGGTTCCCTGACGGCAGCCTTCCCCCTGGGCTGGCACTATGGGAGGAGGCTGTCATACGTGGCCACAGGACAGAGTTCATACCTAGCCACTGATCCATCTAGTCCTAGTGCTAGAGGCGGCTCTCAGCTGTCCCTAGACATGTCAGACCAGCTCACAGCACCTCCTGACAGACAGCCATTTTCCTTTGACCCACCGCCACCCTACAGTCTGGCACCTCCGTATGTGGATCAGCCACCTAAGTACTGTTCGGATGAAGCATTAGGTACAAGTTCAAATCCACTTACAGAAGAGCTGGAGTCTGACATGGACAGGCCACACACATCACAGGTTTCACAAGCAAGGGACAACTCTGATGACCAGGTACATGATTCAGGACAGCAACCAATCATGACATCTCCAGCACCTGATGGAGCAAGAGGAGTTCAAACAGGTACAGCTGAAGACTGTAGGATAGAACTCACAAGTGAGGATACTTCAGTATTAAGAACTCATGATGAAAATAGCAGTGAATGTGAGCCTCCCCAACCGCAGCCTTGGGGATCACGGGACAGCCTTAGTTCTCTTTTACGGCCCATGGTCAGACGAAAGTCAGATATTCCAACTTCAATTGTCTAG